A section of the Glandiceps talaboti chromosome 8, keGlaTala1.1, whole genome shotgun sequence genome encodes:
- the LOC144439077 gene encoding histamine N-methyltransferase-like, whose protein sequence is MATSLQSIYSDFKYYFKSYQTFIRLTETKEENQWSEQWEGIVKTLFVNSEVPTSTRVLLVAAGHGLDEMKILEMILSQYPMTSVVVDVIEPVEEQLEIFKDNSPEVMTKYPNRLEFKWFVETFQGYMKIREENKSEEKFHLVVCLHGLYYFDDWADTLDIFYNLLVNGGTMATAIDSGDSECGRLFTKYREWEGDRTSLLTADDIISHLTKKGRLYQRFLRGGSVDVSSIFDKQSTEGNMILDFLVQRKDFRRKAPSPLFDKVMGFVRENSRKEGDKHLMSDDEIDILVTKSTK, encoded by the exons ATGGCGACTTCATTGCAGAGCATTTACAGTGATTTCAAATACTATTTCAAAAGCTACCAAACATTTATACGCTTGACGGAAACCAAGGAAGAGAATCAGTGGTCCGAACAATGGGAAGGCATCGTCAAAACTTTATTCGTTAATTCTGAAGTTCCTACGAGCACGAGAGTACTTCTTGTTGCAGCTGGACACG GTTTGGATGAAATGAAGATTTTAGAGATGATCTTAAGTCAATATCCTATGACGTCAGTCGTGGTTGATGTCATTGAACCTGTTGAAGAGCAGTTGGAAATATTTAAAGACAACTCACCAGAAGTGATGACGAAATACCCAAACAGATTAGAGTTCAAATGGTTTGTGGAAACGTTTCAAGGCTATATGAAGATAAGGGAAGAAAACAAATCTGAAGAAAAGTTTCATTTGGTGGTCTGTCTTCATGGTCTGTATTATTTTGACGACTGGGCAGACACTCTGGATATATTTTACAACCTTCTAGTGAATGGTGGAACAATGGCTACTGCTATCGACAGTGGAGATA GTGAATGTGGTAGACTTTTTACCAAATATCGTGAATGGGAAGGAGATAGAACGAGTTTGTTAACTGCCGATGACATCATCTCCCACCTAACTAAGAAAGGTCGTCTTTACCAACGTTTCCTAAGAGGTGGCAGTGTTGACGTATCTTCCATCTTTGACAAACAGTCAACTGAGGGGAACATGATATTGGACTTCCTTGTTCAACGTAAAGATTTCCGTCGAAAAGCcccttcgccactttttgacaaagtcatGGGTTTTGTACGAGAAAACTCACGGAAAGAAGGAGACAAACATTTAATGAGTGATGATGAAATCGATATTCTTGTGACAAAATCTacaaaatga